A window from Thermococcus celericrescens encodes these proteins:
- a CDS encoding DUF530 family protein has product MTTTEELVAQVNKILDDIGIDMDGLFETFDIPSISFRLKENLSLLQELEDDLSRRVGETTPSAGFSDKKNKDPHIQWIYKKKRNRVLALERLRSAITAHKMALALISANYTFLMGKKLVSLRELTRENVERIKAVPNPIQLGRVEVLPHLAYSGDVLRLLARESVDVRESFKFIKGKLREKGTVRNRGIRIEVEYWENNRLKKARLDLPTDADIEAELRQRYGRRFRWRVLSFVKTRGVLINNHYTVDNLALAYSILDPENGARKLGLDLFRYYFLTSENEREGLGLYPDIRLCIDCHYSIFDLPFADEKGFRTGHGSMLLIRKCEMEKALVGRRKDIANVPNHLLGGVLLYGMSEYSEDKVAELLGIQADELVEAVKKFVISGLHRRLFADTKKFEKFMPKSDKAKQFLALLQG; this is encoded by the coding sequence GCACAGGTTAACAAGATACTGGACGATATCGGGATAGACATGGACGGGTTATTCGAGACCTTCGACATCCCGTCCATCTCCTTCCGTTTAAAGGAGAACCTCTCGCTCCTTCAGGAGCTTGAGGACGACCTCTCAAGGCGCGTGGGTGAGACCACACCCTCGGCCGGATTCTCGGACAAAAAGAACAAGGACCCCCACATCCAGTGGATATACAAGAAGAAGCGCAACCGCGTCCTTGCCCTTGAGAGGCTCCGCTCGGCCATAACAGCCCACAAGATGGCCCTCGCACTCATATCCGCCAACTACACGTTCCTCATGGGGAAGAAACTCGTGAGCCTCAGGGAGCTCACAAGGGAGAACGTCGAACGGATCAAGGCCGTTCCCAACCCTATTCAACTCGGGCGCGTTGAGGTTCTTCCCCACCTTGCCTACTCCGGCGACGTCCTCCGTCTGCTCGCCAGGGAGAGCGTGGACGTCAGGGAGTCGTTCAAGTTCATAAAGGGCAAGCTCCGCGAGAAAGGAACCGTCAGGAACCGCGGGATCAGGATAGAGGTCGAGTACTGGGAGAACAACCGGCTGAAGAAGGCCCGCCTCGACCTGCCCACGGATGCGGACATAGAGGCTGAACTCCGCCAGAGGTACGGGAGGCGCTTCCGCTGGCGCGTGCTGAGCTTCGTCAAGACGCGTGGAGTGCTCATAAACAACCACTACACGGTTGACAACCTGGCCCTGGCCTACTCCATCCTCGATCCTGAAAACGGCGCCAGGAAGCTCGGCCTCGACCTCTTCCGCTACTACTTCCTGACCTCCGAGAACGAGAGGGAGGGCCTGGGCCTCTATCCGGACATAAGGCTCTGCATCGACTGCCACTATTCGATATTTGACCTTCCCTTCGCCGACGAGAAGGGATTCAGAACGGGCCACGGCAGCATGCTCCTCATAAGGAAGTGCGAGATGGAAAAGGCCCTCGTGGGGAGGAGGAAGGACATAGCCAACGTTCCCAACCACCTCCTTGGGGGGGTGCTCCTCTACGGGATGAGCGAGTACAGCGAGGACAAAGTCGCGGAGCTTCTCGGCATTCAGGCCGACGAGCTGGTTGAGGCCGTGAAGAAGTTCGTCATCTCCGGCCTGCACAGGAGGCTCTTCGCCGACACAAAGAAGTTCGAGAAGTTCATGCCCAAGAGCGACAAGGCCAAACAGTTCCTGGCCCTCCTCCAGGGGTGA